In a single window of the Micromonospora sp. WMMD1155 genome:
- a CDS encoding GntR family transcriptional regulator yields MFVFRLDTHSGVPPYLQLVQQVRQAVLLGFLQPGDRLPLIREVVEDLAINPNTVAKAYRQMEQEDLVTGRPGQGTFVNEQQSAVMSASTYTSLRRGLTTWLRRAYATGLDEQAVNALFASVHQQTRNEDVA; encoded by the coding sequence GTGTTCGTCTTCCGGCTCGACACCCACTCCGGCGTGCCGCCGTACCTGCAACTCGTCCAGCAGGTCCGCCAGGCGGTGCTGCTGGGCTTCCTCCAACCCGGTGACCGCCTCCCGCTCATCCGCGAGGTGGTCGAGGACCTGGCGATCAATCCGAACACCGTCGCCAAGGCGTACCGGCAGATGGAGCAGGAGGACTTGGTCACCGGCCGTCCCGGCCAGGGCACGTTCGTCAACGAACAGCAGTCGGCCGTGATGTCGGCTTCGACGTACACGTCGCTGCGCCGCGGCCTGACGACCTGGCTGCGCCGCGCCTACGCGACCGGCCTCGACGAGCAGGCGGTCAACGCGCTTTTCGCCTCCGTCCACCAGCAGACGAGGAACGAGGACGTGGCATGA
- a CDS encoding ABC transporter ATP-binding protein — MTATEFALRADGLGKRYRKGWALRDCTLALPAGGVIALVGPNGAGKTTLLRMAVGLLAPSTGRVEVLGHDVTASTSQTLSRVGYLAQDHPLYKRFTVAEMLRFGRACNLRFDQGLAERRLAKLGIPLDRRVGTLSGGQQAQVALALALAKRPDLLVLDEPVASLDPLARHEFLQVLMGAVAEGGVTVLFSSHVVHELERVCDHLVVLNDGRVTLSGDIDTLLAEHRLLVGPRTANDLDRAAGVVQAVHSDRHTTLLVRDGAIPAAPGWQPQPVALEDLVMAYLRRPSESSAPVTSGVAA; from the coding sequence ATGACGGCGACCGAGTTCGCGCTGCGCGCGGACGGTCTGGGCAAGCGGTACCGGAAGGGTTGGGCGCTGCGGGACTGCACCCTGGCCCTGCCTGCGGGCGGCGTGATCGCCCTGGTCGGGCCGAACGGCGCGGGCAAGACCACGCTGCTGCGCATGGCCGTCGGGTTGCTGGCGCCGAGCACCGGCAGGGTGGAGGTCCTCGGCCACGACGTCACCGCCAGCACCTCGCAGACTCTGTCCCGGGTCGGCTACCTGGCCCAGGACCACCCGCTGTACAAGCGCTTCACCGTGGCCGAGATGCTCCGCTTCGGCCGGGCCTGCAACCTGCGGTTCGACCAGGGATTGGCCGAGCGTCGGCTGGCGAAGCTGGGCATCCCGCTCGACCGTAGGGTCGGCACGCTCTCCGGCGGGCAGCAGGCCCAGGTCGCGTTGGCTCTGGCCCTGGCGAAGCGGCCGGACCTGCTCGTCCTCGACGAGCCGGTGGCCAGTCTCGACCCGCTGGCCCGGCACGAGTTCCTGCAGGTCCTCATGGGCGCGGTGGCCGAAGGCGGGGTGACCGTCCTGTTCTCCTCCCACGTCGTGCACGAGCTGGAGCGCGTCTGCGATCACCTGGTCGTGCTCAACGACGGCCGGGTCACGCTCTCCGGTGACATCGACACCCTCCTCGCCGAGCACCGGCTGCTCGTCGGCCCGCGCACGGCCAACGACCTCGACCGGGCCGCCGGCGTCGTGCAGGCCGTCCACAGCGACCGGCACACCACCCTGCTGGTACGCGACGGCGCGATCCCGGCCGCGCCCGGGTGGCAGCCCCAGCCGGTCGCGTTGGAGGACCTGGTGATGGCGTACCTGCGTCGGCCGTCCGAGTCGAGCGCTCCGGTCACGTCGGGGGTGGCGGCATGA